TGGGGTGAGAAAACAGATTTTATCAGCCATGTTTTAGACTGATACGACCCAAGTGGTAAAGATACACCGGCTCCTGAGTGGCGATCGGAACATCACGAGTTCGAATCCCAACAACGCCTTAGCAACCTGTGGCCAAGGGAGTAAAACTGGCTACGccctctgggtgggaggggcatacacactctctcccctgtcaatcagagcaacactaacCAGGGGTGGTTTTCCCAAAACACTCATAATGCTATGTACCTTGTTATCTCATTTGTTACAACCTACTTTAATTAACTCGAGTTTCCTGAAACCCTTCGTAAGTAACGTAGTACGTAAACATGTTTGTTAACTAATGAGTAACCTGACGCATTCTTTGTTCACGAAGTACTTTGTTACCTTGTTCATTACAACGTTTAAATTCATAAGTGCTTCCCAAAATCGTTCGTAACGAACGTAGTACGTAAACTAGTttgtaaattaatgaataagTACTTAGTTATATTGTTTGTTAGGACGTTCTTTAATTAACGATTCTTTTCCGGAAATCCTTCGTAACTCATGTATTACGTAAACTCGTTCGTAAATTAACGAGTAACCCGACCTATTTCTTATTCGCTAAGTACTCTGTTATCTCATTTGTTagaatgttctttaattaacaagAGTTTTCCCAAAACCCTTTGTAAATAACATAGTGCTTAAACTCGTACATAAATTAACGAGTAACCTGACGCATTCGTTATTCACTAAGCACTTCATTATCTCATTTGTTAgaacattctttaattaatgaatgtttCCCGAAACCCTTTGTAACGAACGTACTATGTAAACATGTTCGTAAATTACCAAGTAACCTGACCCATTTATTATTCACTAAGAACTTCGTTAAATTGTATGTTGGAAAGTTAGAACGAGTGTTTTCCCAAAACTCTTTGTAACTAACGTAGTACGTAGTCTTGTTCGTAAATTAATGATTAACCTGACCCATTCATTATTCACTAAGtactttattatattgtgtcttagaatgttctttaattaacgAGTGTTTTCCCAAACCCTTTCATaactaacaatttttattaattttttattaattttaaattgttattattttgtcttctgggaaacgtAAATAtgttatgtagcttctgaagggcaacacaaagtgaaaaaaaaataagatctttaaacaaaataataacaatttacgccaatcatcctgttcaaaagtttacaccccctggctcttcatgtatcgtgttgccttcttgagcatcagtgaatgtttgcaccttttgtaatagttgtgttcGAGTCTCTcggttgtcctcagtgtgaaaagatggatctcagcatcatatagctgctgttggaaaggagtcaaatatgcagaagatgctggaaaagcaaacaatgtgcaggagctggaggatttttctgaagaacagtgggcagttttgctgctcaggacaaacaagggactaatgaacaactatcacaaaacaaaaaaacagtctttgatcatccaggtaacacacacagtattaagaatcaagcatatgtaaacttttcaactggttcatttgtgtaaattcagttcttattgtgtcttgtggactatatgtaaacatctgttatgtgaaaaagcttattcagggcagaactaaataaaaaacaaaatgcaatttttatgtttcctcatttttttttttttattattaacattttgcagattctgcaaggtgtatgtaaatttATGACCACAACTGTACTGTATGcatgaattttaatttttactgtCTACTTAGTGGGTTTATTTGTAAGATGCAAAGTGCAAACCTTGTGTagttagaaataaataaacattttttctaaTATGTAATGAAATTACGGTAAATTTATACTATAGGgctgttaaattctcgattctgattggtcagaaattgtGGATTAGTtaagcagcagctctgacagtagtgcagctgcaaaccacaggtttaaCAACTGGGAACGCGTGCTGTAACAtctgtgataacaggaactaatctGTTTCACAGATGTTAGACGGCATTGTTTGCAATGTAactgctggcaaattgctgcggtataagaggaataaaacacattgagATGTaatgatataggaaaataatcaactttagggtgggaacagtgactctgcttcatcacaccaccctgtcgttgattattttcctataacagcatgacatggagtgttttattccttacttctgATCAACATATGGATAAAATCTGAATGCagttatgattttattttcacatcacagATCTCTCACCTCTCAGCTACTCACCTCTCGAGCTTGAGGTTAGGTCGAACCACTTTTCCTATTTTGGCCATTTTCTCCATAGCTTCCTGAAAAACACGGACACGTCTGATTCAGCTGATAAGACACCTTgttgtgctcttttttttctatcagtagaaaaaaaaaaaaacagccttcagCACAAATTTGACCTTTCGTTGATCTTTTTGTAGATTTAGGACGTTGATGTAATGAAGGTTCTTGTGATGTGGGTTAGTGGTGTCTTAAGTACGGAGGAAACACGTTCGATATTGCACGCCTGTCTAACACACCAACTTCGTTAATGTGCACTCAGCATACACTAAAGCACGTACATATCAGAGCCGGAGACAGTGCGCACTGCTGATACgctacatatataatataaaataagtgCTCTTCATAGACACGCATTCAATTTTTCAGCTTTTGTTGTGTTAGGAAGCATAAGGTAGgctattaaaaatataatgaatattttttcataGAAAATTATAAACTGTGACCTAGACCTTTACACTTGTAAATTTGGTCACTAGTAACTTTTTCCTCAATGCAACTGAGTTCCTTTCTTGCTTAAGGCGGCATTCACACTAGGTGTCtgttctacagaaaaaaaagcccCAACCAGAGCACTTTGTTTGCTGAcatggaagaaaataaaaaaaaaaaatcctagttAGTGCATATACAtctatatttaaagaaataaacccTCGCTCTTCTGGGTGAatccagatagtgggattatctGGTATatcagttcacatcaaacatcagaatggggggaaaaatgagaTCTCAGTCACTTGGATGACCATGGACCTGGTGTTCTCCTgggagtttcacacacaacagtctctaacacagaatggtgcgaaaaacaaaaaacatccaggtcAGAGGAGATgcttcgagctgacaggaaggctatggtaactgaaataagcactctttacacccgtgctgagcagaaaagcatctcacagcATGTTAAACCTCGAgacagatgggctacagcagcagaagaccacatcgagtTCCACTCCTGGCATCCAGGAACAGGAATTCTGATGCTACACGGGTACAGACTCCCTCTAAGACTGGTGTTTGAGCTGCCCAGGTTTCAGttttgcgctgctgccacatgatggaCTGGCtggacaaatgaatgaatgtgcaggtgtacaggtggaCAGTGATTGTATATTAGAAgtgattgatgatgatgatgatgataatgatgatgaagatgatgcgCTTTGGGGAAATACAGCAAGGTCTTCACTGTAACTGTACCTGAATGGAGGTGTAGTCCCGTGAGGCGCAGGCCCCCAGAACTGCAGCACCCACCAACacagcctctctctctgcaggcaGGACGATCGGCAAACCTGCACGtcacgcagagagagagagagagagagagagagagagagagagagacagagacagagacagagacagagagagacagaaagaaagcaagacagagagagagacagacagacacagagagagcgagacagagagaggaagagaaagagagagacagagaggaagagtgagagagagagagagagagagagagagagagagagagagagaggaagaggaagagagacagagagagagagagagacagagaggaagagtgagagagagagagagagagagagatagagagagaatgagaaatagagagagagacagagaggaagagagagagagagagagagacagaaagaaagcgagacagagagagagacagcgagagagagacaggaagagagacagagacagagagaggaagaggaagagagagagacagagaaagaaagagagagagagagagagagagagagagagacagagagagagaggaagaagggagagagagaatgagagacacagagagagagagagagagagagagagagagagagagatggaggaaatgAGAAGAAGCAGTTTTGtaactttctgaccaatcaaaagccagaattcagcagctctgtgtaATCTGATGGTCAGTATATTTACTCACCCAGTGTGAGAAAGCGCTTACCTGTAACGTTGGCGTGCATCTGCACGAACAGAGAGTTCTTACTGAGCCCTCCACACAGGAACAAGGCAGTGATGTCATGTCCTGCTTCTCGCATTGCATCCAGGATGTGTCTGGTGCCAAGCTGTGACAAACCACAATCACAAATCACACACCAAAAATAGCAAAAACGAAACAAATAAAGCAGACTGCGTGGGCTGTACCGGTGTTAATGGGTTCGAATAAAACTTCATTTAAACTCACAGCAATAGCTTGTAGAGTAGCGAGGTAAAGAAGAGCCAAGTCGTCCAGCGTCTGAGACAAAGACAGTCCAATAAcctgcacagagagagaataaaatattttatacatgcACTATGCATGAACTGaaggaacaaataaaaaatacattaaaaaaactattattattattattattattattattattattattattaacagtagtagtactttacaaagaaaaaaacatttttaacaaaagttAAACAGAACATTCATCATTAGCACGCTGCTTAAAAAATCTACAGTAATTAActccatatttataaatgtataacaattataaagctactgtaaaataataaaaatgcataaatagtaaaaaaaatatatatatgaatcaAATCACAACCATACATACaaataatagtaattaaaatCACCAGATTTTAATATCaaaattaaaactattaatttattttgtttatattgtaaaatataacatatctatatattaatataatatgcCTTGCCCACTATATTTCAGTCTCTGTCACCCCTTTTGAGAAAACATCAAAGTTTTTTTTCGCTCCGCAGTTTTAACTCGATGCTCACCATGCCCTTTAAGCTCTGGTCGGCGAGAGGAGACCGGTTGCCGTGGAAATCGGGCCACACGTGCAGGCCGGCGGTCAGTTCGTCCAGGTCCTTCAGGTCTTTGGCCATTTCCTTCAGATAGCCGTTCAGGAAAGAGTAAATATTCACTccactgaaaaggaaaaaaaaaaacatatatatacactttaaaTGAAATCCTGGATGTAGGCCTGGgccatatatacatatatacactattATATTACAATGACAATTCACTTTTCTAAGAAGATGAGGGTTTTATCTAGATATTCCAAGCATGGACACTGTGTATCTTTAAATTTAAACGGTCTGCAgtagggctgtagtcaagaaCGTCAgtgtcaagtccaagaccaggactagccgaGATCGAGAAACAAAAGATTAGACTGTTTTCCAAAAGAAGGAATTTCTTCTTGCTTGCGAAAAGAACTCTCAGTcgagaccaagaccatatttagcgAGATCAACGCACAAgactgagacaagtccaagtacaaatgccagTAAGTCtaagacaagtccaagtcaaaaCAGAAAAACGTCTCAAGACTGGACTCGAGTCTTCGCACATTTCTTAAAACTATATTTTGCAATAAATGATGTAACTTCTGATGGACAAAAACATACCTTTTCTCTGCTCGCTCTTTTAACTGAGAGAAAGCAGCGTGTCCTGTCACCACATGATcaatctgggggaaaaaaaaaacagaaaaaatatccGTAAGCCCTGTTTATagactatacagccaaaagtatgtgcacccctgacgatcacacacacatgtggttcttcttcaaactgtagccacaaagctggaagcacagaattgtatagaatgtctttgtattctgtagcattacaatttcccttcactggaactaagaggctcaaacctgttccagcatgacaatgcccctgtgcacaaagcgagctccatgaagacatggtgtgtgaaggctggagtggaagaactcgagtgtcctgcacagagccctgacctcaaccccactgaacacctttgggatgaactggaacactgactgcaccccagacctcctcaccctacatcagtgcctgatctcactaatgctcttgtagctgaatgaacacaaatccccacggccacgctccaacatctagtggaaagcttcccagaagagtggagcttattataacagcaaagagtgaataaatctggaatgagatgttcaacaagcacatggcaaacttttggccatatagtgtactttgtACTTTGTAATAACACCGTGACCTTGGAAAACCCTTCATATGGTGAGACTGTGACCATGCTACAATATTTTGCAGGATCATggcggacattttgacagctgatatctgattacaaactaaaCTGATTAGCCTTATGTCTGTTTCTCTACAACACAAAGCTCtgcactgtgtgaggaaatcacacttagccaAAGAAGTGCACTGTGTTGGACTGACCAGTTGTCCTGTAGCGCTCTGACCGCCTTCATTTAGCCACAGGTCTGGTACCATGGCGGACAGGTACGGACCCCACACACCTGGAACAAACAGAGGCTTCTGGCTcacctgcaccacacacacacacacacacacacacgcacacacaccttaacCTCAGCAACCAGAACACTTTGGctcatttagtatttttttttacatttaaaacaaatcattttgtgGGGATATTTGacacataattatttataagtaAGTTAAAAAagcttattaattattaatataattatttatttaaataattatatttttaattataatattattaattataatcatattaatacaattatttattataataataataataataataattattattattattattattattatttattataataattataattattaatataattattactatCGACTATAAACTCACAGCCATGTGACAGGACGATGTTCCACAGATCAGAGCAATGCgtgatgtgattggctgattttcACACGGCAGGTGATGGCCGCTTACATCCGCTCCAATAACACCTAGAAAACGCGGGACAAACCAAAAGAACGATTCCTGTGTTCATAATTCACCTGCATTTCATGACACAGTCTACACATTTCCCACGATGCCTCAGTGAGCTTTACCAGCCCTAACCAGCCCTCTAGTGGTTAATCAGTAGAAAAGGTTATCCTATAACAGTTATCATATAACCGACCCAGTCCTCCTGCGTGGGCATCGATCAGAGACGCTCCCACAGGTGTTTCCGGCTCCAGACCTAAATCTGCAGCTGCCTCCGGAGTCAGTCCTCCTCCGACCGGGCTGCCGGGACAACACGTCCGCTCTCCTGCACACAACACACGGAACGCGTGAGACTTCAGGAATACAGGATAAAGAGTTAAACGCTGCTGGCTCCCGAGTGGCGCAATGGAAAAGCCTTCGCCATGTTTTAacttatttgatttgatttgaatatCTGTGACCGAGGAAGCAAAATTATCCGTGCTCTCTGAGTGGGATTGaaggcattctctctctctctctctctctctctcctatcaatcacagcgacattagccaatcaggagcatctgtgagctcaagtATGCGTAAGAGGGCAGATCGCACTGGCTAGTGGGCGGAGTTAAACAGTGCTAATATAAATCTTTTTCTAAGCTGTTCTGTTATATCAGTACGGTACGGCATAGTAATGTAACCAGGCAAACATTTGAATTACAGGTTTATGATCTtccatatattaataaaaaatagaaacaaacaaacaaataaatattttaaatgaatatataagcATTATTTATCTGTTAAGGCATCTGGGTGTTTCCCGAGACCGGTCTTTAGTAGCCTAACACCAATCACTGacgtacaataaaaaaaaaagtctaatttaaaaaaaaatttattttttaaagcatggCTTCATATTACATTATGCTATTACCaccttaaatatattttatggttCTCAGTTAAGAAcacaacagagagacagaaatcaTAATGTTAGAATCTTAACAAGGCTTTTAGTaaggagatttatttaacatttatggaaggagtctccagtgttagctctttgtaacagttttaagttttctgacatcctCAGGACAGAGCactttacgcttctttgcggtttctgtcttattaatatgaagagacagaaaaaaaaaagagaagctggtgagggaacgactgtttatagctgccatgacgtaagtgagaacaggaactaacttgccttgcagatgttccacaacattaaatgtatctataaatggataaaaactatgacgtGCTAttctttaacaaattaaaaaaaaaaaaaaacactttgtggtattattgaaaaataatcagcttcgggGTGTTGAGAgtaagagtaactccacttcGTCACAGCAtcctgtcgctgattattttcctaaaaccgCATGCCCTGAAGTTTATTCCACACATGGCCTGCTTCTCTGTAGAAATATTtccatgtttttgttgtttctagTCAAGATTTGGAAGGCAGTGTTTTGGATTTGCAGGGTCTTGATTTAATctgataattaataataatttgatcatctgttttttttgctgtagtttttagtgcattatttattttgtgtgatgTAGATCAGAGAGGTGAGGATGATACACTGCTTTTCAGTTATGAGTTAATGACAAGAGCCAGATGTGGATCCAGTTGTGGTCCATTGGTACAGTATATATaacatgatatattttttttttttttaacacggCTTACCGATTTTTGAATGATTGTCCTCAATCAAGTCCTCGAGACCGACGGTGGTCCAGAAACTGTCGTCCCAGCCGTCTAGCGGAGAATAAGTCCACTTACACACCACAGTGCACAGTGATCTAGGACACAGCAGAGAGGTGTTAGGACAGAGATACTCAAGAGTCAGACCATGATTTTACTAATAACACAGACTAACACACCTGAATACAATAATAAAGCAGTAATCTGTCCATGTGACACagatctgattttttaaaacagtgtgGACACAAAAATCGGATCTTTTCAGATCTTTCATATGTAAAGTAGCTAGAATGAGAATGTTCGATAGGAATTCATGCGGCTTTTTCCCAATGCACTTAtaacacacagaaaacaatatATTCAGTGGAAGGATGTGGAAATTGGTGATGTTTTTCTTAATGTTTTGGGAATCAATTTTAACAAAACTGAAAGGAACCTACAGAAACCGAACCCAAGAAATCAATGTGCACGTGTGTGGAATTTCAGGGGACGGACACGTTCACGTTACAGATATTAAAGACGTCGTTTGGGGTTATGAACATGAACCGtcaaagacaaacagacagtTTAATAGAACTAAGACTAAGAGATGGCATTAACAATATCAAATACTGAAAGACCAAACACACACCGGAGATCTCAACAGGTTcagtaaatatctgtgtgtgtgtgagtgtgtgtgtgtgtgtgtgaagaaaaacacaccTTACTAACGAACCTGTTGCCTTCCAGGACAAATAGTCTGGCAGGTCGAAGAAGTGTGCGGCTTCCTTCCAGCAGCTTTTCCTCAGATTCTAATGAAAATAGGACAAAGGACAGcacgaaaaaacaaaaaaaaaaaaacacgctcaTCCAGAGTTCTTGTCCTTTCCTCCTGGGAAATTTTCaagatgtattttttcccccagaccTTCAACATTCTGCTATTTTCAAACATCATTGTGTTATACAAAGGGAAATTTAGAAATGCTGTTATGtccagaaaataaatgaacatttaaacagatttaGACTCTCAGTGTCTGACATTACTCATATCCATATCTATAATGTCCACAATATTTAAGGCTTGTTGCTTCTCCAGTTTTGGAAATAAGTACCATCATGAGTACGGAACTCACCTCTTTCAGCCACAGTAACTTGGGCGGCTGCATTTCGGGAGACATCACGCCGCCGACGGCGCTCAGGACTCGGTGAGCCGTGGCTGTGATGCGAGCCGCTTGCTCCATTGCTCTGTGGTCCATCCACATCACCACGTTCCTCTCCTTGACACCTGACAGAAGAATGGAAGGAGGTGGAAGTGACGTGGATGAGAATAAAATTCCACTTGAATTAGTATACGATTGTGCACATACAGTAACATGACGTTACGGAGCTTGAACGATGAAAGATTCGGTGCAGCACTGTGTACAGTTATAACACGGTGTACGATTTGTAAACAATCTGTTCCTTTAACGCGGCATTTTCATGAGTTACAGCATATCACgattatttacatattcaaatttgacttttttttttattcctaaaaGGATCCTCATTTGGGTCTCATTAATGCCTACAATATGGATTACTGCAGAGCTGAAAGAAAATTCTCAACCCTAAACATGCtgtaatttcttctttttttttgtatatattaaaatatagtcagctacagaattattggcacccttgctAAAGATGGTCTGAGTGCTTGCTCAGTATTCTCCTGATCTCATCAGGCATTACATGAGCAGAGAGATTGTGCTGCACGCAGGAGTAGGCTAGCGTGATATAATGACTGTCGTCCCTGCGTGATCTTACGTTGCCATGACGTCCAGTGATATAATATTCCCAGCCCTGCCATTCTTTACGCATTGTGTGTCGGAGCGCCGCACAGCTGGTAAGATTTTTACGCCTTCCATTACTCTCTATAAAGCTGAAATGGAGGAAATGCtccttttcctgttttgttttagagttctggatgattaaatcattcatcatgattttatttaacaataaatttcaagcagaaaaaaaatcaatattgcacaagcctatgCAACAGGAGTGCCAATAATTGAgtggtttaaaaatatatttattaaacaaatagcGTCTGTGCTAAACTATGATTGGCTTCATTTGAagctgttataaaaatatacacacccCTGTGACGGAACCACAGATTACTGAATCTGTATAAAAGCACcaggttttaaattaatgtcaTTTTCTGTCCATAGAAAACACTCATCTTTGTCTGTTATGTTGCTTAGTGACTAAAGTTTATTGTTAACACGTTACAGAAGAACTGGTTGTTGTGGTACAATCACTTCATTTCCTTCAATTTAAAGCTTACATTTATAGTGTGAGAGTTTTTCTATGCGTTTTtaaccaagggtgccaataattccagAGCTGCCTGTATATTCAGAGATCCTAGAAGATCTTTTGTTGGGCCACGCCTCCAGCTGTAGCTGTTTCAACAGCAATAAATATAAGAATTGTCCTAAACGATGCCTAGCAGATGTCATTCTTGATGGACGTGAACATTTCTGGATGAAGTACTCGAGTGCTCGCACACGTCCTGAGCTACTCACCATCTTTATTAACAGCTACGGGCTGAAAGTTCTGGTCCAGAACCACCAACGAGCACGTGGCATCGAACCCGATCCCTCTCACACGCTCCTTCATGATGCCTTCCGTCACTTTctacaaagacagagagagagagagagagagagagagagagagggagagagagagagagagattacacacattcacaatcaGACACTTCATCCAGACCACATGAAGGTTAAAGGTAAATTGTATATACTGAGGTTtatgtagggaataaaacacttgggggcggAGTTTCAGAGGACACACCCTTTTTACCTTCACTGTGCTGCAGCATTTCCTCCAGATGTCGTCTGAAGATTGTTCGTAATAGTCTTTCTGAGGCTGCCAGATGTGTATGGGCTCCTCGGCTGTGGCTGTAACACGGCCGTCGCGGGAAACCAGCGCGGCTCGAACGCTGCCGCTGCCCACGTCCACGCCCACATAGCACCAATCGTTTACTGACGAACAGCTTGTCATTTAACTGTCTGCGTATAAAGACACACACGTGTGTCATCAAACAGACATACGCAGAGGTTTTATTTCATGATCCGAGGCAAACGTTCTGACCACGAGCCAAAATCTCACCCTAATGCTTCCTAAAGGTCTTAATGCGTATCTAATGCGCTGTAATAATCCTTCAATGGAATGTTTGAgctctcgattctgattggtcaggaggcgttgattcattttcctttcTATAGTGACAACGTAGACAGAGACTGtgcataatctaagactaagaATAATACACAGATAAAAAGGGGTCGTTACTGAGGAGGTGTTTAgctaacatttacggaaggagtctccagtgtcagtgtttcgTAAcagtcaggacagaggagtttacactttgcgctttctcagtaacatgacaagctgtttctgacttcacgagagagaaaataagagacGTTGGCGAGggaagactgtttatagctgctataacgtaaatgagaacaggagctaacttgttctgcagatgttccacaacattaaatgcaactataaacggataaaaaatgtgccattctttaataaactgaaatgaaGACCGTTCAGTCGTTTATCATTAAAgcacatccattttttttctttttctttctttctttctttctttttttttttttttttttaataataattaatgtaaaatgacCCAATGCCAAATCTGGagctttcaaatatttttttttatatttagccTTAAACAGCCcaatttataaaacaaaacaaaaaacaaaacaaaacaaacccctGGGCTACATAAACCctttacataaattatacatattttatattatat
This genomic interval from Pangasianodon hypophthalmus isolate fPanHyp1 chromosome 4, fPanHyp1.pri, whole genome shotgun sequence contains the following:
- the fggy gene encoding FGGY carbohydrate kinase domain-containing protein isoform X7; the protein is MTSCSSVNDWCYVGVDVGSGSVRAALVSRDGRVTATAEEPIHIWQPQKDYYEQSSDDIWRKCCSTVKKVTEGIMKERVRGIGFDATCSLVVLDQNFQPVAVNKDGVKERNVVMWMDHRAMEQAARITATAHRVLSAVGGVMSPEMQPPKLLWLKENLRKSCWKEAAHFFDLPDYLSWKATGSLVRSLCTVVCKWTYSPLDGWDDSFWTTVGLEDLIEDNHSKIGERTCCPGSPVGGGLTPEAAADLGLEPETPVGASLIDAHAGGLGVIGADVSGHHLPCENQPITSRIALICGTSSCHMAVSQKPLFVPGVWGPYLSAMVPDLWLNEGGQSATGQLIDHVVTGHAAFSQLKERAEKSGVNIYSFLNGYLKEMAKDLKDLDELTAGLHVWPDFHGNRSPLADQSLKGMVIGLSLSQTLDDLALLYLATLQAIALGTRHILDAMREAGHDITALFLCGGLSKNSLFVQMHANVTGLPIVLPAEREAVLVGAAVLGACASRDYTSIQKKKSTTRCLIS
- the fggy gene encoding FGGY carbohydrate kinase domain-containing protein isoform X4 yields the protein MTSCSSVNDWCYVGVDVGSGSVRAALVSRDGRVTATAEEPIHIWQPQKDYYEQSSDDIWRKCCSTVKKVTEGIMKERVRGIGFDATCSLVVLDQNFQPVAVNKDGVKERNVVMWMDHRAMEQAARITATAHRVLSAVGGVMSPEMQPPKLLWLKENLRKSCWKEAAHFFDLPDYLSWKATGSLVRSLCTVVCKWTYSPLDGWDDSFWTTVGLEDLIEDNHSKIGERTCCPGSPVGGGLTPEAAADLGLEPETPVGASLIDAHAGGLGVIGADVSGHHLPCENQPITSRIALICGTSSCHMAVSQKPLFVPGVWGPYLSAMVPDLWLNEGGQSATGQLIDHVVTGHAAFSQLKERAEKSGVNIYSFLNGYLKEMAKDLKDLDELTAGLHVWPDFHGNRSPLADQSLKGMVIGLSLSQTLDDLALLYLATLQAIALGTRHILDAMREAGHDITALFLCGGLSKNSLFVQMHANVTGLPIVLPAEREAVLVGAAVLGACASRDYTSIQEAMEKMAKIGKVVRPNLKLERKKYAVFLRLFAHQREYAALMSDCPNDVFSPLRK
- the fggy gene encoding FGGY carbohydrate kinase domain-containing protein isoform X3; this encodes MTSCSSVNDWCYVGVDVGSGSVRAALVSRDGRVTATAEEPIHIWQPQKDYYEQSSDDIWRKCCSTVKKVTEGIMKERVRGIGFDATCSLVVLDQNFQPVAVNKDGVKERNVVMWMDHRAMEQAARITATAHRVLSAVGGVMSPEMQPPKLLWLKENLRKSCWKEAAHFFDLPDYLSWKATGSLVRSLCTVVCKWTYSPLDGWDDSFWTTVGLEDLIEDNHSKIGERTCCPGSPVGGGLTPEAAADLGLEPETPVGASLIDAHAGGLGVIGADVSGHHLPCENQPITSRIALICGTSSCHMAVSQKPLFVPGVWGPYLSAMVPDLWLNEGGQSATGQLIDHVVTGHAAFSQLKERAEKSGVNIYSFLNGYLKEMAKDLKDLDELTAGLHVWPDFHGNRSPLADQSLKGMVIGLSLSQTLDDLALLYLATLQAIALGTRHILDAMREAGHDITALFLCGGLSKNSLFVQMHANVTGLPIVLPAEREAVLVGAAVLGACASRDYTSIQEAMEKMAKIGKVVRPNLKLESFYRKKYAVFLRLFAHQREYAALMSDCPNDVFSPLRK